A stretch of the Paenibacillus dendritiformis genome encodes the following:
- the polA gene encoding DNA polymerase I encodes MKEKWIVIDGNSIIYRAFFAMPPLSNSQGLHTNAVFGFTQMLLRILEEEQPTHMLVAFDAGKETFRHGDYQDYKGGREKTPPELSEQFPLLKELLTAMGIAHFELEGYEADDIIGTMTRQADEAGQTMYVVTGDKDMLQLASGHVSVLLTRKGVTEVEKYTPAEIEEKYGLKPEQIIDLKGLMGDTSDNIPGVPGIGEKTALKLLHQYASVESVLEHVDELKGKMKENLVNHAEDARMSKRLATIFREVPFDLPPEQMKFGGLQAETLTALRKLEFRSVIERLEKAGVGGEDKPAAVDESLSAERLNVRLAGESGWDGLNDSLAAADVLIVEAHGDNPHQAELIGLLVGTEEESWYVTSDELQSEEAAELRAWLGDGQRPKSGYDLHYNELVLHWADVPLEGAVFDVHLAAYLLNPEDASATLQSVAVKYGLPSSRDNDAVYGKGAKFKVPEKTVVAEHAARKAKLVRLLKPVMEKALEEQEMNRLYYELELPLSKVLAQMEKTGIRVNKQSLHDLGTNFKQQIEETMARIYELAGTEFNIGSPKQLGEILFDKLGLPVIKKTKTGYSTDAEVLEKLEPYHDIIPLILLYRQMTKLQSTYIEGLLKEVRESTGKVHTYYRQTIAATGRLSSQYPNLQNIPIRLEEGRQIRQAFVPSEPGWHIVAADYSQIELRVLAHISRDGKLKEAFIHDMDIHTKTAMDVFGVSADQVDSNMRRQAKAVNFGIVYGISDYGLSQNLHITRKEAAAFIDQYFHVFRGVRQYMDDIVKQARQDGYVTTLLERRRYLKDINASNYNLRSFAERTAMNTPIQGTAADIIKLAMVQMDAKLKELGLKSRMLLQVHDELVFEVPEEEVDTMKKLVPEVMEAALKLDVPLRADVSSGSNWYEAK; translated from the coding sequence ATGAAGGAAAAATGGATCGTAATCGACGGCAACAGCATTATTTACCGTGCTTTTTTTGCGATGCCGCCATTGTCGAACTCACAAGGTTTGCATACCAATGCCGTATTCGGCTTTACGCAGATGCTGCTTCGCATTTTGGAGGAGGAGCAGCCGACGCATATGCTGGTCGCGTTTGACGCGGGCAAGGAGACATTCCGCCATGGAGACTATCAGGATTATAAGGGTGGCCGGGAAAAGACGCCGCCGGAGCTGTCCGAGCAGTTTCCGCTGCTGAAGGAGCTGCTGACGGCAATGGGCATCGCCCATTTCGAGCTGGAGGGCTACGAGGCGGATGATATCATCGGCACGATGACCCGCCAGGCGGATGAAGCGGGTCAGACGATGTATGTCGTCACCGGCGACAAGGATATGCTCCAGCTCGCTTCGGGGCATGTGTCCGTGCTGCTCACGCGCAAGGGCGTGACGGAGGTGGAGAAGTATACTCCGGCCGAGATAGAGGAGAAGTACGGGTTGAAGCCGGAACAGATTATCGATCTGAAAGGATTGATGGGAGACACCTCTGATAATATCCCGGGGGTTCCAGGGATTGGAGAGAAGACCGCGCTGAAGCTGCTGCATCAGTATGCGAGTGTCGAGAGCGTGCTGGAGCATGTGGATGAGCTGAAGGGCAAGATGAAGGAAAATCTGGTCAACCATGCGGAAGATGCCCGGATGAGCAAGCGGCTGGCCACCATTTTCCGGGAGGTTCCGTTCGATCTGCCGCCGGAGCAGATGAAGTTCGGCGGCTTGCAGGCGGAGACGCTGACGGCTCTCCGCAAGCTTGAGTTCAGATCCGTTATCGAGCGGCTTGAAAAAGCGGGTGTCGGTGGGGAAGACAAGCCTGCGGCCGTCGATGAATCGCTCTCTGCGGAACGCCTTAATGTCCGTCTCGCCGGAGAAAGCGGGTGGGACGGGTTGAATGATTCGCTCGCCGCCGCTGATGTGTTGATTGTCGAAGCCCATGGCGATAATCCGCATCAAGCGGAGCTGATTGGCCTGCTCGTCGGCACAGAGGAAGAGAGCTGGTATGTGACGTCCGATGAGTTGCAGAGCGAAGAGGCGGCCGAACTGCGCGCTTGGCTTGGAGACGGGCAGCGTCCCAAAAGCGGTTATGATCTCCACTATAATGAGCTGGTGCTTCATTGGGCAGATGTTCCGCTGGAAGGAGCCGTCTTCGACGTTCATCTCGCGGCCTATCTCCTCAATCCGGAGGATGCTTCGGCTACGCTGCAGTCCGTCGCGGTGAAGTACGGGCTGCCGTCCTCTCGGGATAATGACGCCGTATACGGCAAGGGAGCCAAATTCAAGGTGCCGGAGAAGACCGTCGTCGCAGAGCATGCGGCCCGCAAGGCTAAGCTCGTCCGGCTGCTGAAGCCGGTGATGGAGAAGGCGCTGGAAGAGCAAGAGATGAATCGGCTCTATTACGAGCTGGAGCTGCCGCTCTCCAAGGTCTTGGCACAGATGGAGAAGACGGGAATCCGGGTGAACAAGCAAAGTCTTCACGATTTGGGAACGAACTTCAAGCAGCAGATCGAGGAGACGATGGCCCGCATCTACGAGCTGGCCGGCACGGAATTCAACATTGGCTCGCCGAAGCAGTTGGGCGAGATTCTGTTCGACAAGCTGGGCCTGCCGGTCATCAAGAAGACGAAAACGGGATATTCGACCGATGCCGAGGTGCTGGAAAAGCTGGAGCCGTACCATGACATCATTCCGCTCATCTTGCTCTACCGGCAGATGACCAAGCTGCAGTCCACCTATATTGAAGGGCTGCTGAAGGAAGTGCGCGAGAGCACGGGCAAGGTGCATACGTATTACCGTCAGACCATTGCGGCGACGGGACGTCTGAGCAGCCAGTATCCGAATCTTCAGAACATTCCGATCCGGCTCGAGGAAGGGCGGCAAATTCGTCAGGCATTCGTGCCTTCGGAGCCGGGCTGGCACATTGTCGCCGCCGACTATTCCCAGATCGAGCTTCGGGTCCTGGCCCATATCTCCCGCGACGGCAAGCTAAAAGAAGCGTTCATCCACGACATGGACATTCATACGAAGACCGCGATGGACGTATTCGGCGTCTCCGCCGACCAGGTCGATTCCAATATGCGCCGTCAGGCGAAGGCTGTCAACTTCGGCATCGTGTACGGCATCAGCGACTACGGTCTGTCCCAGAACCTGCATATCACGCGCAAGGAAGCCGCCGCGTTCATCGATCAATACTTCCATGTCTTCCGCGGCGTACGCCAATATATGGACGATATCGTCAAGCAGGCGCGCCAGGACGGCTACGTCACGACGCTGCTGGAACGGAGACGATATCTCAAGGATATCAACGCATCGAACTACAATCTTCGTTCGTTCGCGGAACGGACGGCGATGAATACGCCGATCCAGGGAACTGCCGCCGATATTATCAAGCTCGCGATGGTGCAGATGGATGCCAAGCTGAAGGAGCTCGGCCTGAAGAGCCGGATGCTGCTTCAGGTGCATGACGAATTGGTGTTCGAGGTGCCGGAAGAGGAAGTGGACACGATGAAGAAGCTGGTGCCGGAAGTCATGGAAGCGGCTTTGAAGCTCGATGTGCCGCTTCGCGCCGATGTCAGCTCCGGCAGCAATTGGTACGAAGCGAAGTAA